A window of the Paraburkholderia sp. ZP32-5 genome harbors these coding sequences:
- a CDS encoding RNA polymerase sigma factor — translation MSTADVENLPSLLPDMLPRLWAFSLRLCRNQHDAEDLVQRACVRGLERAHQLQPGTSPLSWMFSIVHSTWISELRARSVRMRSSLEWDDNFLETVPDPGARNPETTLINTEIIAAVERLPEAQRTVMILVAVEGLSYAEAAEVLDVPIGTIMSRLSRARQTIGAQFETRDAPAARAVRTQRATQ, via the coding sequence ATGTCAACAGCAGATGTCGAGAATCTGCCCAGTCTTCTGCCGGATATGCTGCCACGGCTCTGGGCATTTTCTCTGCGCTTGTGCCGCAATCAGCACGACGCCGAGGATCTCGTTCAGCGTGCCTGCGTGCGCGGGCTCGAACGCGCTCATCAATTGCAGCCGGGCACTTCACCGCTGAGCTGGATGTTTTCCATCGTCCATTCCACCTGGATCAGCGAGTTGCGCGCGCGCAGCGTGCGCATGCGTTCGAGCCTCGAATGGGACGACAACTTTCTCGAGACCGTGCCCGATCCTGGTGCGCGCAATCCTGAAACGACGCTGATCAACACGGAAATCATCGCGGCCGTCGAGCGCCTGCCCGAAGCGCAACGTACGGTGATGATCCTGGTCGCGGTCGAAGGATTGAGCTATGCCGAAGCAGCCGAAGTACTCGACGTGCCGATCGGCACGATCATGAGCCGGCTGTCCCGCGCGCGGCAAACCATCGGCGCGCAATTCGAAACCCGCGACGCCCCGGCGGCGCGGGCCGTCAGAACCCAGCGAGCAACGCAATGA
- a CDS encoding DUF3455 domain-containing protein: MSTNLLQSGVSIIALALTLSACAMTPAVAPSSAIDPPGAERAMTLVASGVQTYVCKFDAQHHPEWVFRSPQATLYDASGRAVVTHSAGPSWKAEDGSRIVGHAIAQWPSSTKASVPQLLLETHSTGANGILSSVRYVQRVNTMGGVMPSQACSTADEVGSSPYLAEYVFYK, translated from the coding sequence ATGTCCACGAATCTTCTGCAATCGGGCGTGTCGATCATTGCCCTCGCATTGACATTAAGTGCCTGTGCGATGACGCCCGCCGTCGCGCCGTCGTCCGCCATCGATCCGCCCGGAGCCGAGCGCGCGATGACACTGGTCGCATCCGGCGTACAGACCTATGTGTGCAAGTTCGACGCGCAACATCATCCTGAATGGGTGTTCAGGAGCCCGCAGGCGACGCTATACGACGCGAGCGGCCGCGCGGTGGTTACGCATTCAGCGGGGCCGTCATGGAAAGCGGAAGACGGCAGCCGCATTGTCGGGCATGCAATCGCGCAGTGGCCGAGCAGCACAAAAGCAAGCGTGCCGCAACTCTTGCTCGAAACCCATAGCACCGGCGCAAACGGAATACTGTCGTCGGTGCGCTATGTACAACGGGTGAACACGATGGGCGGCGTGATGCCGTCGCAAGCGTGCTCGACGGCGGATGAGGTCGGCAGCTCTCCCTACCTCGCGGAATATGTGTTCTATAAATAG
- a CDS encoding superoxide dismutase codes for MVSVVPAYLGASPQTLPPLPYAENALEPAISARTVAIHYGKHHRAYFDNLHKLLAGTPLQQASLEQIIIQSHDQPALADVFNNAAQAWNHNFYWNSLSPAATAPSAKLQAAIERKFGSMEALSKALVATSASQFGSGWGWLVVDRGELAVIKSTNAETPTTRGLVPLLTVDVWEHAYYLDYQNRRPDYLVATVSSHLNWAFASANFERV; via the coding sequence ATGGTAAGCGTCGTTCCCGCCTATCTCGGCGCTTCGCCGCAAACACTGCCGCCGCTGCCTTACGCGGAGAATGCGCTCGAACCGGCGATCTCGGCTCGCACGGTCGCGATTCACTACGGCAAGCACCATCGGGCGTACTTCGACAATCTGCACAAGCTGCTGGCGGGCACGCCGCTGCAGCAGGCGTCGCTCGAGCAGATCATTATCCAGTCGCACGATCAGCCGGCGCTGGCCGATGTATTCAACAATGCCGCGCAGGCATGGAATCACAACTTCTACTGGAATTCGCTGAGTCCCGCCGCGACCGCGCCGAGCGCAAAACTGCAAGCGGCGATCGAACGCAAATTCGGTTCTATGGAAGCACTGTCGAAAGCTCTGGTGGCGACGTCGGCATCGCAATTCGGCAGCGGCTGGGGATGGCTCGTCGTCGATCGCGGCGAGCTTGCAGTGATCAAGTCGACGAATGCTGAAACGCCGACTACGCGCGGTCTGGTGCCGCTATTGACCGTCGACGTCTGGGAACACGCGTATTACCTCGACTACCAGAATCGCCGTCCGGATTACCTCGTGGCAACCGTTTCGAGTCATCTGAACTGGGCGTTTGCATCGGCCAACTTCGAGCGTGTCTGA
- the sctC gene encoding type III secretion system outer membrane ring subunit SctC, with protein MKLKAGLGAIGLSLCLAMNPAHAAPVAWRHMTVHLTVDSKDLKDVLRDFTASQGIVTTIAPDVQGTVSGTFDLPPRKFIDTLAATFGFVWFFDGTVLSISSANDVTSQLIKLDFANIHTLQSSLKEMGIDDGRFPISYDETQGTALVTGPKRFVSLVSDLAHRIDQNADRRTGSEVRVFHLKHGWAADHDVMIDGKSVRVPGVAHILQSLYQQSNDTDAQTASRQDASNLAATGTDRVPPMPDASGLLGGGGPFGGKGGGILPPLPGSLSGANGANSDGGYGGYGNGQGQSGGQDASAGTGAVPKSAGSLPVIQADAQTNTVLIRDLPDRIGEYQQLVDRLDVKRQVVEIEAHIIEIDDNALKQLGVDWHAQSGDVSLTSINSGGFANAPGANFSAVLGNSGRFFLANISALESQSLAKIDSSPKVATLDNVEATMDSKTRFFIPVQGYTSGDLYSVSVGTSLRVMPMIVNEGDKTEIKLRVAVEDGHITGEEVSKIPVVTTSSINTEAVIYQGESLLIAGYKVDSNTNGVSGVPGLSKIPVLGALFRYHQSSDSHMQRLVLLTPRVIEF; from the coding sequence ATGAAACTCAAAGCCGGCCTGGGCGCCATCGGCCTTTCCCTCTGCCTCGCGATGAACCCGGCGCATGCCGCGCCGGTCGCCTGGCGTCATATGACGGTGCATCTGACCGTCGATTCCAAAGACCTGAAAGATGTGTTGCGCGACTTCACCGCCAGTCAGGGCATCGTCACGACGATTGCGCCCGACGTGCAGGGTACGGTGTCGGGCACCTTCGACCTGCCGCCGCGCAAGTTCATCGATACGCTGGCGGCCACCTTCGGCTTCGTCTGGTTCTTCGACGGCACCGTGCTGTCCATCAGCAGCGCCAACGACGTGACCAGCCAGCTGATCAAGCTCGATTTCGCCAACATCCACACGCTGCAAAGTTCGCTGAAGGAAATGGGCATCGACGACGGCCGTTTCCCGATCTCCTACGACGAGACGCAGGGCACTGCGCTCGTCACCGGGCCGAAGCGCTTCGTGTCGCTGGTCAGCGATCTCGCGCACCGTATCGACCAGAACGCCGATCGCCGCACCGGCAGCGAGGTGCGGGTGTTTCATCTGAAGCACGGTTGGGCCGCGGATCACGATGTGATGATCGACGGAAAGTCCGTCAGGGTGCCGGGTGTTGCGCATATTCTGCAAAGCCTCTACCAGCAGTCCAACGATACCGATGCTCAAACCGCCTCGCGGCAGGACGCCAGCAATCTGGCCGCGACGGGCACCGACCGCGTGCCGCCGATGCCGGACGCAAGCGGTCTGCTCGGCGGCGGCGGGCCGTTCGGCGGCAAGGGCGGCGGCATTCTGCCGCCGTTGCCGGGCAGCTTGAGTGGTGCCAACGGGGCCAATAGCGACGGCGGTTATGGCGGCTACGGCAACGGCCAGGGACAAAGCGGCGGCCAGGACGCGAGCGCGGGCACCGGTGCGGTGCCGAAGAGCGCGGGCTCGTTGCCGGTGATCCAGGCGGATGCGCAGACCAATACCGTGCTGATTCGCGATCTGCCGGATCGTATCGGCGAATATCAACAGCTCGTCGACCGACTCGATGTGAAACGCCAGGTGGTCGAGATCGAAGCACATATCATCGAGATCGATGACAACGCACTGAAGCAACTCGGCGTCGACTGGCATGCGCAAAGCGGCGACGTGTCGCTGACGTCGATCAATAGCGGGGGTTTCGCGAACGCACCGGGCGCCAATTTCAGCGCGGTGCTGGGCAATAGCGGCAGGTTCTTCCTCGCCAATATCAGCGCGCTCGAAAGCCAGAGCCTCGCGAAGATCGATTCGAGCCCCAAGGTCGCGACGCTCGACAATGTCGAGGCGACGATGGATAGCAAGACGCGCTTCTTCATTCCGGTGCAGGGATATACGTCGGGAGATCTGTATAGCGTGTCGGTCGGCACGTCGTTGCGCGTGATGCCGATGATCGTCAACGAAGGCGACAAGACCGAGATCAAGCTGCGAGTCGCGGTGGAGGACGGTCATATCACCGGCGAAGAGGTGTCGAAGATTCCGGTGGTCACCACCAGCAGCATCAATACCGAAGCGGTGATCTATCAGGGCGAGAGCCTGCTGATTGCCGGCTATAAGGTCGACAGCAATACAAACGGCGTGTCGGGCGTGCCGGGGCTGTCGAAGATCCCCGTGCTCGGTGCGTTGTTCCGCTATCACCAGAGTTCGGATAGCCATATGCAACGGCTCGTGTTGCTGACGCCGCGGGTTATCGAGTTCTGA
- a CDS encoding helix-turn-helix transcriptional regulator, with amino-acid sequence MFASLYFPFISALASTAAPEGLTSMLRDARVSAALTCASRFADTCEDEASLPLAVQLQADLQLSVNLELDAEDAYRQSQKLMRASKREVRVASSRNTGWQAFQRHRFGTAMACFTRVVDEPGVDPRRRVEGMFGMLCVLFELGHLRDAVSLLDAIEADVVASFDQYPEAGDWHELIDTLRVDLATQRELRSNPQLGDHVYWQSSLASEPGLLAPAECGHARRIATLAAGIRSPLLRGRIDFLANLRRVAAGERSAMQGLNAHLQWAINNNLVAYQRTLRTEISLACLAGGAAQMSETVLAPLAGDGRIAHGHRHLEYLYCTAKTRQMQGRSHDSMELYSRYALTAMQCLRDTSRALAAYTQRCRHQTDVLDDDVAARLPAKYRRAYRYLLDNLERSDLSVREVAAEIGVTERALQSAFKNSLGATPTEIIRQQRMERIHAALQSNDAQGDQGVLDVANKWGVQSRSTLVHGYRRQFNEAPSDTIKR; translated from the coding sequence ATGTTCGCTAGCCTGTATTTCCCATTTATTTCGGCGCTCGCGTCGACAGCCGCGCCCGAGGGGCTGACGTCGATGCTGCGCGATGCACGCGTGAGCGCGGCGCTCACCTGCGCGAGCCGCTTCGCCGATACCTGCGAGGACGAAGCGAGCTTGCCGCTCGCGGTGCAGTTGCAGGCCGACCTGCAACTGTCGGTCAATCTCGAACTCGATGCCGAAGACGCGTACCGTCAGTCGCAAAAGCTGATGCGCGCGAGCAAGCGCGAAGTGCGCGTGGCATCGTCGCGCAATACCGGATGGCAGGCATTCCAGCGTCATCGCTTCGGCACCGCGATGGCGTGCTTCACGCGTGTCGTCGACGAACCGGGCGTGGACCCGCGGCGGCGCGTCGAGGGCATGTTCGGCATGCTGTGCGTGCTGTTCGAACTGGGTCATCTGCGCGACGCGGTCAGCCTGCTCGATGCAATCGAAGCCGATGTCGTGGCGTCGTTCGATCAATATCCGGAAGCCGGCGACTGGCACGAACTGATCGACACGTTGCGCGTCGACCTTGCGACGCAGCGCGAACTGCGCTCGAACCCGCAACTCGGCGACCACGTGTACTGGCAATCGAGTCTCGCGAGCGAGCCGGGTCTGCTCGCACCGGCGGAATGCGGCCACGCGCGGCGTATCGCAACGTTGGCGGCCGGCATCCGTTCGCCGCTGCTGCGCGGCCGCATCGACTTTCTGGCAAACCTGCGCCGCGTGGCCGCCGGCGAGCGCAGTGCGATGCAAGGGTTGAACGCGCATCTGCAGTGGGCGATCAACAATAACCTCGTCGCCTATCAGCGCACGCTGCGCACGGAGATCTCGCTCGCGTGCCTCGCGGGTGGCGCGGCGCAGATGTCGGAGACGGTGCTGGCGCCGCTCGCGGGCGACGGCCGCATCGCGCACGGTCATCGTCATCTGGAGTACCTGTACTGCACCGCGAAGACTCGCCAGATGCAGGGCCGCAGCCACGATTCGATGGAGCTGTACAGCCGCTACGCGCTGACCGCGATGCAATGCCTGCGCGATACCTCGCGCGCGCTCGCGGCCTACACGCAACGCTGCCGTCACCAGACCGACGTGCTCGACGACGACGTGGCCGCGCGCCTGCCGGCCAAATATCGCCGCGCCTATCGCTATCTGCTGGACAACCTCGAACGCAGCGATCTGTCGGTGCGCGAAGTCGCGGCTGAAATCGGCGTGACCGAGCGCGCGTTGCAGAGCGCATTCAAGAACAGTCTGGGCGCGACGCCCACCGAGATCATCCGTCAGCAGCGCATGGAGCGCATTCATGCCGCGCTGCAAAGCAACGACGCGCAAGGCGATCAGGGCGTGCTCGACGTGGCCAACAAATGGGGTGTGCAAAGCCGCTCCACGCTGGTCCACGGGTATCGACGCCAGTTCAACGAAGCGCCGTCCGACACGATCAAACGCTGA
- the sctT gene encoding type III secretion system export apparatus subunit SctT, whose amino-acid sequence MNELLSLYGPTLIQQFTVLGICTIRLYAVMTLFPPTGSSVVTGTLRNGIALMFSAYIAAAQPASFAQSLTGLTLLTVGLREALIGTVLGFAASSVFWVAEGAGTYLDNLTGFNNAQISNPMDQQQATPSSTLLSQLAIVAFWTLGGMQFLLGGLYESYRWWPVASSTPMSTDFLEVFVLRETDTLMETIAKLATPMLFVLLLIDMGVNLASKSAQKLELSSLSQPIKGAVAILMLATACGVFINNVRDQLDLRLFPEQIRQIAQQPQHALRQSVPESTPPQATKPSP is encoded by the coding sequence ATGAATGAACTGTTGAGCCTCTACGGCCCCACGCTGATCCAGCAATTCACCGTGCTCGGCATCTGCACGATCAGGCTCTATGCGGTGATGACGTTATTTCCGCCCACCGGATCGAGCGTCGTGACCGGCACGCTGCGCAATGGCATCGCGTTGATGTTCAGCGCCTATATTGCCGCCGCGCAGCCGGCGTCGTTCGCGCAATCGCTGACCGGACTGACACTTCTGACGGTCGGGCTGCGCGAAGCATTGATCGGTACGGTGCTCGGTTTCGCGGCCTCGAGCGTTTTCTGGGTGGCCGAGGGCGCCGGCACCTATCTCGACAATCTGACCGGCTTCAACAATGCGCAGATCTCGAATCCGATGGATCAGCAGCAGGCAACGCCTTCGTCGACGTTATTGAGCCAACTGGCGATCGTCGCGTTCTGGACGCTCGGCGGCATGCAGTTTCTGCTCGGCGGATTGTACGAATCGTATCGCTGGTGGCCGGTGGCGTCGTCGACACCGATGTCCACCGACTTTCTCGAAGTATTCGTATTGCGCGAGACCGATACGCTGATGGAAACGATCGCGAAGCTGGCCACGCCGATGCTGTTCGTGTTGCTGCTGATCGATATGGGCGTCAACCTCGCGTCGAAGTCCGCGCAAAAGCTCGAACTCAGTTCGTTGAGCCAGCCGATCAAGGGCGCGGTCGCGATCCTGATGCTGGCGACCGCGTGCGGTGTGTTCATCAACAACGTGCGCGACCAGCTCGATTTGCGGCTGTTTCCCGAGCAGATTCGCCAGATTGCCCAGCAGCCACAGCATGCGTTGCGGCAAAGCGTGCCCGAAAGTACGCCCCCGCAGGCCACCAAACCGTCCCCCTGA
- a CDS encoding type III secretion protein gives MAAGNRQVIALKRSGARREKIEETLRAELRQWQSERAGIVAQEKAWMARVAELEATIDAYRQRIGSMMSGGEAFSIDTFEACRHYIDATELLKQNACAELQTQRDALARNDEQIRQTRRGIAQNRGRIDICNERIRQIETRLNALDADAQDEETEEIALARLSRK, from the coding sequence ATGGCTGCCGGGAACCGGCAGGTCATCGCGCTGAAGCGTTCCGGCGCACGCCGCGAAAAGATCGAGGAAACGCTGCGCGCCGAGCTGCGGCAATGGCAGAGCGAACGTGCCGGCATCGTTGCGCAGGAGAAGGCATGGATGGCGCGCGTCGCGGAGCTGGAAGCGACCATCGACGCTTACCGGCAGCGCATCGGTTCGATGATGAGCGGTGGCGAAGCGTTTTCTATCGATACGTTCGAAGCCTGCCGCCACTACATCGATGCGACCGAACTGCTGAAACAGAATGCGTGCGCCGAACTGCAGACGCAACGCGACGCACTCGCGCGCAATGACGAGCAGATCCGGCAGACGCGCCGTGGCATTGCGCAGAACCGCGGGCGCATCGATATCTGCAACGAGCGCATCCGGCAAATCGAAACCAGGCTCAACGCGCTCGACGCGGATGCGCAGGATGAGGAGACCGAGGAGATCGCGTTGGCGCGCCTGAGTAGAAAATGA
- the sctN gene encoding type III secretion system ATPase SctN, with protein MSELVEGVPSASGSGLRRLTDAIEREILSNLHVRQTGKVIEVIGTLIKVGGIDLKLGELCELRTPAGRLLQQGEVVGFTRDYALLSPFSALSGISRSTQVIGLGRPLSIKVGDKLLGRVIDSLGEPIDGLGPIDIDEMRPIFADPPSPMTRKMIEKPMATGVRVIDSMTTLAEGQRMGIFAPAGVGKSTLLGMLARGAQCDVNVIALIGERGREVREFVELILGPSGMARTAVICATSDRSSSERSKAAYVATTVAEHFRDQGKRVLLMMDSLTRFARAGREIGLAAGEPPARRGFPPSIFAELPRLLERVGMGEKGSITALYTVLAEDDSGSDPIAEEVRGILDGHLILSRDIAAQNRYPAIDVLASLSRVMPQVVSRDYLAASTRLRQLLAKHREVEMLLQIGEYQAGTNALADEAIDKIDALKAFLSQATDAYADPEETAAAMIQLARNGS; from the coding sequence ATGAGCGAGCTTGTCGAAGGCGTGCCGTCGGCGAGCGGCAGTGGCTTGCGGCGACTGACCGATGCGATCGAACGCGAAATCCTGTCGAACCTGCACGTTCGGCAGACCGGTAAGGTCATCGAGGTGATCGGCACGCTGATCAAGGTCGGCGGCATCGATCTGAAGCTCGGTGAACTGTGCGAGCTGCGTACGCCGGCCGGGCGTCTGCTGCAGCAGGGCGAAGTGGTCGGTTTTACGCGCGACTATGCGTTGCTGTCGCCGTTTTCGGCATTGTCGGGCATCTCGCGATCGACCCAGGTGATCGGCCTCGGCCGGCCGTTGTCGATCAAGGTTGGCGACAAGCTGCTTGGCCGCGTGATCGACAGCCTGGGTGAACCGATCGATGGGCTCGGGCCGATCGACATCGACGAGATGCGGCCGATTTTCGCCGATCCGCCGAGTCCGATGACGCGCAAGATGATCGAGAAGCCGATGGCGACCGGCGTGCGCGTGATCGATTCGATGACGACGCTCGCCGAAGGTCAGCGCATGGGTATCTTCGCGCCGGCGGGTGTCGGCAAGAGCACGTTGCTCGGCATGCTGGCGAGAGGCGCGCAATGCGACGTCAACGTAATCGCGCTGATCGGCGAGCGCGGCCGCGAGGTGCGCGAATTCGTCGAGCTGATTCTCGGACCGAGCGGCATGGCGCGTACCGCGGTGATCTGCGCGACGTCGGATCGCTCGTCGAGCGAGCGCTCGAAAGCGGCCTATGTCGCGACGACCGTGGCCGAGCATTTCCGCGACCAGGGCAAGCGCGTGCTGTTGATGATGGATTCGCTGACACGTTTTGCGCGCGCCGGCCGTGAGATCGGTCTGGCAGCCGGCGAGCCGCCGGCGCGCCGTGGCTTTCCGCCGTCGATCTTTGCCGAATTGCCGCGCCTGCTCGAACGCGTCGGCATGGGCGAGAAAGGCTCGATCACCGCGCTGTATACGGTGCTCGCCGAAGACGATTCGGGCAGCGACCCGATCGCCGAAGAAGTGCGCGGCATTCTCGACGGCCATCTGATTCTGTCGCGCGACATCGCGGCGCAGAACCGCTATCCGGCGATCGATGTGCTGGCAAGCTTGTCGCGGGTGATGCCACAGGTGGTGTCGCGCGATTATCTGGCAGCTTCGACGCGTCTCAGGCAGTTGCTGGCCAAGCACCGCGAAGTGGAAATGCTGCTGCAGATCGGCGAATACCAGGCAGGCACCAACGCGCTCGCCGACGAGGCCATCGACAAGATCGATGCGTTGAAGGCTTTTCTTTCGCAGGCGACCGACGCGTACGCGGACCCCGAGGAAACCGCCGCGGCGATGATACAGCTCGCGCGCAACGGTTCGTGA
- the sctL gene encoding type III secretion system stator protein SctL — MVIWLSHSREAGYDGSDRSNDSDGAGTSSRFGVHRDIVPRETFGTLVELAEAHARARSDRDALLEAARQQAARIVADAQSDAARLREAAAQEHEAAAEQGFQEGMARGLAQWLDRLAMSGNDAHRVQLRMRERMAEIVMAAVGQIVRSENVDGLFERALSVVDRIIEGATYLRVSTHPDEHAAAQRAFDLLAARWRELGRPIPLSVVPDKRLEPGSCVCESDLGIVDASISTQLRTMQSAVSRALRDSIEEEQR; from the coding sequence ATGGTTATCTGGTTGAGCCATTCGCGCGAGGCGGGATACGACGGCAGCGACCGCAGCAACGACAGCGATGGCGCCGGCACGTCCAGCCGTTTCGGCGTGCATCGCGACATCGTGCCGCGAGAGACTTTCGGCACGCTGGTCGAACTTGCCGAAGCCCATGCCCGCGCGCGCTCCGATCGCGATGCGTTGCTCGAAGCGGCGCGTCAACAGGCCGCGCGCATCGTCGCGGACGCGCAGTCCGATGCCGCGCGTCTACGTGAAGCGGCTGCTCAAGAACACGAAGCCGCGGCCGAACAGGGCTTTCAGGAAGGCATGGCGCGCGGCTTGGCGCAATGGCTCGACCGGCTTGCGATGTCGGGAAACGACGCGCATCGGGTCCAGCTGCGAATGCGGGAGCGCATGGCGGAGATCGTGATGGCCGCGGTCGGGCAGATCGTGCGCAGCGAAAACGTCGACGGGCTGTTCGAGCGTGCGCTCAGCGTGGTCGACCGGATCATCGAAGGCGCGACCTATTTGCGGGTCTCCACGCATCCCGACGAGCATGCCGCCGCGCAGCGTGCCTTCGACCTGTTGGCCGCGCGCTGGCGCGAGCTGGGCCGGCCGATACCGCTGTCGGTCGTGCCGGACAAGCGGCTCGAACCCGGCAGCTGTGTGTGCGAATCGGATCTCGGCATTGTCGATGCGAGCATTTCGACGCAATTGCGCACGATGCAAAGCGCGGTCTCGCGCGCATTGCGCGATTCAATCGAGGAGGAGCAGCGATGA
- a CDS encoding type III secretion protein HrpB4, with the protein MSALIEYGAAVSRAGDDVASRWSAVLGGYQHNARTAIRWAHPSWLASMFAIRDDAAATIVARICSLPAESSQTDALEACSSALLRLLKLRMPTLDALGKTGVAQLDALPPEAGLGVLRMRALQFRRAEVRRLIDKDSRVRLSEWLGMPLDRLTRVSHATQEASSAPDIARLAAKTAIPPLAMVDAEVLALEGHALLQRDLGVAHSPCPLLRIALPRESLASRGHWLDRVAPGIDADGTAWLITHLAELLPEWPWLSG; encoded by the coding sequence ATGAGCGCGCTGATCGAATACGGTGCGGCTGTTTCTCGCGCGGGTGACGATGTGGCGTCGCGCTGGTCGGCGGTGCTGGGTGGCTATCAGCACAATGCGCGCACGGCGATACGTTGGGCTCACCCGTCATGGCTCGCGTCGATGTTCGCGATTCGGGACGATGCGGCTGCAACCATCGTCGCGCGCATCTGCAGCTTGCCGGCGGAGAGTAGCCAGACCGACGCGCTCGAAGCCTGCTCGTCGGCGCTGTTGCGCCTGCTCAAACTGCGGATGCCCACGCTGGACGCACTCGGCAAGACGGGTGTCGCGCAACTCGATGCGCTGCCGCCTGAAGCCGGTCTCGGCGTGCTGCGCATGCGCGCGCTGCAATTCCGGCGTGCGGAAGTGCGTCGCCTGATCGATAAGGACAGCCGCGTGCGTTTGTCCGAATGGCTCGGCATGCCGCTCGACAGACTGACCCGAGTCAGCCACGCGACGCAGGAAGCGTCGAGCGCGCCCGACATCGCGAGGCTTGCCGCGAAGACCGCGATCCCACCGCTCGCGATGGTCGATGCCGAGGTGCTAGCACTGGAAGGACACGCGCTGTTGCAACGCGACCTGGGTGTCGCTCATTCGCCGTGCCCGCTGCTGCGTATCGCTTTGCCACGTGAATCTCTGGCCTCGCGCGGGCATTGGCTCGACCGGGTGGCGCCGGGTATCGATGCCGACGGTACCGCATGGCTGATCACACATCTCGCTGAACTACTGCCGGAGTGGCCATGGTTATCTGGTTGA
- the sctJ gene encoding type III secretion system inner membrane ring lipoprotein SctJ — protein sequence MPHRSVAVRRTAMIVVLMTSALLAGCKKELYSGLNEQDVNEMAVALLEKNVSADKTTADGGKTFSLEVDSDDMVRAMEVLRANGLPHKTFDDLGTLFKKDGLVSTPTEERVRFIYGLSQELSATLSRIDGVLVARVQIVLPNNDPLAQMVKPSSASVFIKYRPDSDVSTLVPEIKNLVVHSVEGLSYEQVSVTAVPADQVEVTALARRPSLLPWVLGGVVLLLGGALFVLRNRIKPLLAPWLAKLNARARKSEQTT from the coding sequence ATGCCACACCGCTCCGTTGCGGTTCGCCGCACAGCGATGATCGTGGTGCTGATGACAAGCGCGCTGCTCGCCGGTTGCAAGAAGGAGCTGTATAGCGGCCTGAACGAGCAGGACGTCAACGAGATGGCGGTCGCGCTGCTCGAAAAGAATGTGAGCGCCGACAAGACGACCGCCGATGGCGGCAAGACGTTCTCACTCGAAGTCGACAGCGACGACATGGTCCGCGCAATGGAAGTGCTGCGCGCGAACGGCTTGCCGCATAAAACCTTCGACGATCTCGGTACGCTGTTCAAGAAGGATGGCCTGGTGTCGACGCCGACCGAGGAGCGGGTGCGCTTTATCTACGGCTTGTCGCAGGAGTTGTCGGCGACGCTGTCGCGCATCGACGGCGTGCTGGTCGCGCGCGTGCAGATCGTGCTGCCGAACAATGATCCGCTGGCGCAGATGGTCAAACCGTCGTCGGCGTCGGTGTTCATCAAATACCGGCCGGATTCCGATGTCAGCACGCTGGTGCCGGAGATCAAGAACCTCGTGGTGCACAGCGTTGAAGGCCTGTCGTATGAGCAGGTCAGCGTGACTGCTGTGCCGGCCGACCAGGTGGAAGTCACCGCGCTCGCGCGTCGGCCGTCATTGCTGCCATGGGTGCTTGGTGGCGTCGTGCTGCTGCTGGGCGGCGCGTTGTTTGTGTTGAGGAACCGCATCAAGCCGTTGCTGGCGCCGTGGTTGGCAAAGCTCAACGCGCGTGCTCGTAAGAGCGAACAGACCACATGA
- a CDS encoding type III secretion protein HrpB2, with protein MTIPVSTQAINSVMPEALEAGGGGGASVQPGAADRFQALMNNAQPSPPVSAQDTGLNQVQEIVAKHDAAADKAMTDMKTFSENIGSMNPLDAIGESSRISLELASVNFDFQAKMGIVDASKSAAETLMKNQ; from the coding sequence ATGACCATTCCAGTGAGTACTCAAGCGATCAACAGCGTGATGCCCGAAGCGCTCGAAGCCGGCGGTGGCGGTGGTGCGAGCGTGCAACCGGGCGCCGCGGACAGGTTTCAGGCGCTGATGAACAACGCGCAGCCGAGCCCGCCGGTATCGGCGCAGGACACCGGTCTGAACCAGGTGCAGGAAATCGTCGCGAAACATGATGCCGCGGCCGACAAGGCAATGACCGACATGAAGACGTTCAGCGAGAACATCGGCTCGATGAATCCGCTCGACGCGATCGGCGAGTCGTCGCGAATCTCGCTGGAGCTTGCGAGCGTCAACTTCGACTTTCAGGCCAAGATGGGTATCGTCGATGCGTCGAAGTCGGCCGCCGAAACCTTGATGAAGAATCAGTGA